The Camelus ferus isolate YT-003-E chromosome 32, BCGSAC_Cfer_1.0, whole genome shotgun sequence genome window below encodes:
- the WSB2 gene encoding WD repeat and SOCS box-containing protein 2 isoform X2, which translates to MEAGEEPLLLAELKPGRPHQFDWKSSCETWSVAFSPDGSWFAWSQGHCIVKLIPWPLEEQFIPKAFEAKSRSSKNDTKGRGSPKEKTLDCGQIVWGLAFSPWPSPPGRKLWARRHPQVPDVSCLILATGLNDGQIKIWEVQTGLLLLNLSGHQDVVRDLSFTPSGNLILVSASRDKTLRIWDLNKHGKQIQVLSGHLQWVYCCSISPDCSMLCSAAGEKSVFLWSMRSYTLIRKLEGHQSSVVSCDFSPDSALLVTASYDTSVIMWDPYTGERLRSLYHTQLSPAMDDTDVHISSLRSVCFSPEGLYLATVADDRLLRIWALEVKTPIAFAPMTNGLCCTFFPHGGVIATGTRDGHVQFWTAPRVLSSLKHLCRKALRSFLTTYQVLALPIPKKMKEFLTYRTLLAKEKI; encoded by the exons ATGGAGGCCGGAG AGGAACCACTGCTGCTGGCCGAACTCAAGCCCGGGCGCCCCCACCAGTTTGATTGGAAGTCGAGCTGTGAAACCTGGAGTGTTGCCTTCTCCCCGGATGGTTCCTGGTTCGCCTGGTCTCAAGGACACTGCATTGTCAAGCTGATCCCCTGGCCTCTGGAGGAGCAGTT CATCCCTAAAGCATTTGAAGCCAAAAGCCGAAGCagcaaaaatgatacaaaggggCGAGGGAGCCCAAAGGAGAAGACGCTGGATTGTGGGCAGATTGTCTGGGGTCTGGCCTTCAGCCCGTGGCCTTCTCCACCCGGCAGGAAGCTCTGGGCGCGCCGCCATCCCCAGGTGCCGGACGTCTCCTGCCTGATCCTTGCTACAGGGCTCAATGATGGGCAGATCAAGATTTGGGAGGTACAGACAG GGCTCCTGCTCCTGAACCTCTCCGGCCACCAAGACGTCGTGAGAGATCTGAGCTTCACGCCCAGTGGCAATTTGATTTTGGTCTCTGCGTCTCGGGATAAGACTCTTCGCATCTGGGACCTGAATAAACATG GTAAACAGATCCAGGTGTTATCGGGCCACCTGCAGTGGGTTTACTGCTGCTCCATCTCGCCAGACTGCAGCATGCTGTGTTCTGCGGCTGGAGAGAAGTCG GTCTTCCTATGGAGCATGCGGTCCTACACATTAATCCGGAAGCTAGAGGGCCACCAAAGCAGCGTCGTCTCTTGTGACTTCTCCCCCGACTCGGCCTTGCTTGTCACGGCTTCTTACGACACCAGTGTGATCATGTGGGACCCCTACACTGGCGAGAGGCTGAGGTCACTCTA ccacacccagctcagccctgccatGGATGACACTGACGTCCACATTAGCTCCCTGAGATCTGTGTGCTTCTCTCCCGAAGGCTTGTACCTCGCCACAGTGGCGGATGACAG GCTCCTCAGGATCTGGGCCCTCGAAGTGAAAACTCCGATTGCGTTTGCTCCTATGACCAATGGTCTTTGCTGCACATTTTTTCCACATGGTGGAGTTATTGCCACAGG gaCAAGGGATGGCCACGTCCAGTTCTGGACAGCTCCTAGGGTCCTCTCATCACTGAAGCACTTATGCCGGAAAGCCCTGCGAAGTTTCCTGACAACGTACCAAGTGCTAGCACTGCCGATccccaagaaaatgaaagagttcCTCACGTACAGGACTTT ACTGGCAAAGGAGAAGATTTAA
- the WSB2 gene encoding WD repeat and SOCS box-containing protein 2 isoform X1 — protein MLSPVPEEPLLLAELKPGRPHQFDWKSSCETWSVAFSPDGSWFAWSQGHCIVKLIPWPLEEQFIPKAFEAKSRSSKNDTKGRGSPKEKTLDCGQIVWGLAFSPWPSPPGRKLWARRHPQVPDVSCLILATGLNDGQIKIWEVQTGLLLLNLSGHQDVVRDLSFTPSGNLILVSASRDKTLRIWDLNKHGKQIQVLSGHLQWVYCCSISPDCSMLCSAAGEKSVFLWSMRSYTLIRKLEGHQSSVVSCDFSPDSALLVTASYDTSVIMWDPYTGERLRSLYHTQLSPAMDDTDVHISSLRSVCFSPEGLYLATVADDRLLRIWALEVKTPIAFAPMTNGLCCTFFPHGGVIATGTRDGHVQFWTAPRVLSSLKHLCRKALRSFLTTYQVLALPIPKKMKEFLTYRTLLAKEKI, from the exons ATGCTGTCTCCTGTCCCAGAGGAACCACTGCTGCTGGCCGAACTCAAGCCCGGGCGCCCCCACCAGTTTGATTGGAAGTCGAGCTGTGAAACCTGGAGTGTTGCCTTCTCCCCGGATGGTTCCTGGTTCGCCTGGTCTCAAGGACACTGCATTGTCAAGCTGATCCCCTGGCCTCTGGAGGAGCAGTT CATCCCTAAAGCATTTGAAGCCAAAAGCCGAAGCagcaaaaatgatacaaaggggCGAGGGAGCCCAAAGGAGAAGACGCTGGATTGTGGGCAGATTGTCTGGGGTCTGGCCTTCAGCCCGTGGCCTTCTCCACCCGGCAGGAAGCTCTGGGCGCGCCGCCATCCCCAGGTGCCGGACGTCTCCTGCCTGATCCTTGCTACAGGGCTCAATGATGGGCAGATCAAGATTTGGGAGGTACAGACAG GGCTCCTGCTCCTGAACCTCTCCGGCCACCAAGACGTCGTGAGAGATCTGAGCTTCACGCCCAGTGGCAATTTGATTTTGGTCTCTGCGTCTCGGGATAAGACTCTTCGCATCTGGGACCTGAATAAACATG GTAAACAGATCCAGGTGTTATCGGGCCACCTGCAGTGGGTTTACTGCTGCTCCATCTCGCCAGACTGCAGCATGCTGTGTTCTGCGGCTGGAGAGAAGTCG GTCTTCCTATGGAGCATGCGGTCCTACACATTAATCCGGAAGCTAGAGGGCCACCAAAGCAGCGTCGTCTCTTGTGACTTCTCCCCCGACTCGGCCTTGCTTGTCACGGCTTCTTACGACACCAGTGTGATCATGTGGGACCCCTACACTGGCGAGAGGCTGAGGTCACTCTA ccacacccagctcagccctgccatGGATGACACTGACGTCCACATTAGCTCCCTGAGATCTGTGTGCTTCTCTCCCGAAGGCTTGTACCTCGCCACAGTGGCGGATGACAG GCTCCTCAGGATCTGGGCCCTCGAAGTGAAAACTCCGATTGCGTTTGCTCCTATGACCAATGGTCTTTGCTGCACATTTTTTCCACATGGTGGAGTTATTGCCACAGG gaCAAGGGATGGCCACGTCCAGTTCTGGACAGCTCCTAGGGTCCTCTCATCACTGAAGCACTTATGCCGGAAAGCCCTGCGAAGTTTCCTGACAACGTACCAAGTGCTAGCACTGCCGATccccaagaaaatgaaagagttcCTCACGTACAGGACTTT ACTGGCAAAGGAGAAGATTTAA
- the RFC5 gene encoding replication factor C subunit 5 isoform X1 — protein sequence METSAHKQQQQPEAAKIRNLPWVEKYRPQTLDDLISHQDILSTIQKFISEDRLPHLLLYGPPGTGKTSTILACAKQLYKDKEFGSMVLELNASDDRGIDIVRGPILSFASTRTIFKKGFKLVILDEADAMTQDAQNALRRVIEKFTENTRFCLICNYLSKIIPALQSRCTRFRFGPLTPELMVPRLEHVVGEEKVDISEDGMKALVTLSSGDMRRALNILQSTSMAFGKVTEETVYTCTGHPLKSDVASILDWMLNQDFTTAYRNIMELKTLKGLALHDILTEIHLFVHRVDFPSSVRIHLLTKMADIEYRLSVGTNEKIQLSSLIAAFQVTRDLIVTEA from the exons ATGGAGACGTCAGCgcacaagcagcagcagcagcccgaGGCAGCCAAGATCAGGAACCTGCCCTG GGTTGAAAAATACCGTCCACAGACACTGGATGATCTCATTTCTCATCAGGACATCTTGAGCACCA TTCAGAAGTTTATCAGTGAGGACCGCCTGCCACACCTGCTTCTCTATGGTCCTCCTGGGACAGGAAAGACATCCACCATCCTAGCCTGTGCTAAACAGCTGTACAAAGATAAGGAATTCGGCTCCATGGTCTTGGAG CTGAATGCTTCAGATGACCGAGGGATAGACATCGTTCGGGGGCCAATCCTGAGCTTTGCTAGCACGAGGACAATATTTAA GAAAGGCTTCAAACTAGTGATCTTGGATGAAGCTGATGCCATGACTCAGGACGCCCAGAATGCCTTGCGGAGAG TGATTGAGAAATTCACTGAAAATACCAGATTCTGCCTCATCTGTAACTATCTGTCAAAGATCATCCCCGCCTTGCAGTCCCGGTGTACAAGGTTCCGATTCGGTCCCCTGACTCCCGAACTCATGGTTCCCCGCCTGGAACATGTCGTAGGAGAAGAAAA AGTTGATATAAGTGAAGATGGGATGAAAGCACTGGTGACTCTTTCCAGTGGAGATATGCGAAGGGCTCTGAACATTTTGCAG AGCACCAGCATGGCCTTTGGGAAGGTGACAGAGGAGACCGTCTACACCTGCACAGGGCACCCGCTTAAGTCGGATGTCGCCAGCATTCTGGACTGGATGTTGAATCAGGACTTCACCACGGCCTACAGGA ATATTATGGAGTTGAAAACTCTGAAGGGCTTGGCATTACACGATATCCTGACAGAGATACATTTGTTTGTGCACAGAG ttgACTTTCCATCTTCAGTTCGAATACATTTATTGACCAAAATGGCAGACATTGA GTACAGACTTTCTGTAGGCACCAATGAGAAGATTCAGCTGAGTTCCCTCATTGCCGCTTTTCAAGTCACCAGAGACCTGATTGTCACAGAGGCCTAG
- the RFC5 gene encoding replication factor C subunit 5 isoform X2 has protein sequence MVLELNASDDRGIDIVRGPILSFASTRTIFKKGFKLVILDEADAMTQDAQNALRRVIEKFTENTRFCLICNYLSKIIPALQSRCTRFRFGPLTPELMVPRLEHVVGEEKVDISEDGMKALVTLSSGDMRRALNILQSTSMAFGKVTEETVYTCTGHPLKSDVASILDWMLNQDFTTAYRNIMELKTLKGLALHDILTEIHLFVHRVDFPSSVRIHLLTKMADIEYRLSVGTNEKIQLSSLIAAFQVTRDLIVTEA, from the exons ATGGTCTTGGAG CTGAATGCTTCAGATGACCGAGGGATAGACATCGTTCGGGGGCCAATCCTGAGCTTTGCTAGCACGAGGACAATATTTAA GAAAGGCTTCAAACTAGTGATCTTGGATGAAGCTGATGCCATGACTCAGGACGCCCAGAATGCCTTGCGGAGAG TGATTGAGAAATTCACTGAAAATACCAGATTCTGCCTCATCTGTAACTATCTGTCAAAGATCATCCCCGCCTTGCAGTCCCGGTGTACAAGGTTCCGATTCGGTCCCCTGACTCCCGAACTCATGGTTCCCCGCCTGGAACATGTCGTAGGAGAAGAAAA AGTTGATATAAGTGAAGATGGGATGAAAGCACTGGTGACTCTTTCCAGTGGAGATATGCGAAGGGCTCTGAACATTTTGCAG AGCACCAGCATGGCCTTTGGGAAGGTGACAGAGGAGACCGTCTACACCTGCACAGGGCACCCGCTTAAGTCGGATGTCGCCAGCATTCTGGACTGGATGTTGAATCAGGACTTCACCACGGCCTACAGGA ATATTATGGAGTTGAAAACTCTGAAGGGCTTGGCATTACACGATATCCTGACAGAGATACATTTGTTTGTGCACAGAG ttgACTTTCCATCTTCAGTTCGAATACATTTATTGACCAAAATGGCAGACATTGA GTACAGACTTTCTGTAGGCACCAATGAGAAGATTCAGCTGAGTTCCCTCATTGCCGCTTTTCAAGTCACCAGAGACCTGATTGTCACAGAGGCCTAG